From Poecile atricapillus isolate bPoeAtr1 chromosome 11, bPoeAtr1.hap1, whole genome shotgun sequence, one genomic window encodes:
- the ARRDC4 gene encoding arrestin domain-containing protein 4, translating to MAAAGPGPGAGGAVKTLALVLEDEARRGGGGGGYCSGDTVSGQVLLELAGPLPLRGLRLEAAGRARVAWSESPGAVPGAGTWGVAVRAPGPGPRREAEVRYLDIRQSLLRDPPEGEENLILLDGRHEFPFSFQLPQEPLVTSFTGKYGSIQYYVKAVLERPAVPDQSVQTELQVISHIDVSSPALLTPVLRSQEKMVGCWFFTSGPVSLSAKIERKGYCNGEAIPIYAEIENCSSRLIVPKAAIFQTQTYLASGKTKTFRQMVANVRGNHIASGSTDTWNGKTLKIPPVSPSILDCCIIRVEYSLAVYIHIPGAKKLMIEMPLVIGTIPCIGFSSRNSSITSQFSMDMSWLALTMPEHPEAPPNYADVVSEEEFSRHVPAYPPPIDCEEQLCCPVFAYIQEFRFQPPPLYSEIDPHPTDVEEVQPVSFML from the exons AtggcggcggccgggccgggccccgggGCCGGCGGCGCGGTGAAGACGCTGgccctggtgctggaggatgAGGCCCGGcgcggcggaggcggcggcggatACTGCAGCGGGGACACGGTGTCcgggcaggtgctgctggagctggcgGGGCCGCTGCCGCTCCGCGGGCTGCGCCTGGAggccgcgggccgggcgcgCGTCGCTTGGAGCGAGAGCCCCGGCGCGGTGCCCGGGGCGGGCACGTGGGGGGTGGCGGTGCgggccccggggccggggccgcggcgggAGGCGGAGGTGCGGTACCTGGACATCCGACAGAGCCTCCTGCGGGACCCGCCCGAAG GTGAGGAAAACTTAATTCTTCTAGATGGAAGACACGAATTTCCGTTCAGCTTTCAGCTTCCTCAAGA ACCTCTGGTGACCTCTTTTACTGGGAAGTATGGCAGTATCCAGTACTACGTGAAAGCAGTTCTGGAGAGGCCTGCTGTACCTGACCAGAGTGTGCAGACTGAGCTGCAGGTCATCAGCCATATCGATGTCAGCTCACCAGCTCTCTTG ACACCTGTTCTAAGAAGTCAGGAGAAGATGGTTGGCTGTTGGTTTTTCACCTCTGGGCCAGTGTCTCTCAGTGCCAAAATTGAGAGGAAGGGATACTGTAATG gGGAAGCCATCCCAATCTATGCAGAAATTGAGAACTGCTCTTCTCGTTTGATTGTTCCAAAAGCTGCCATTTTCCAAACACAAACTTACCTGGCCAGTGGGAAGACAAAAACCTTCCGTCAGATGGTTGCCAATGTCCGAGGAAACCACATTGCCTCTGGGAGTACAGATACCTGGAATGGGAAAACTCTGAAAATCCCACCTGTATCCCCATCTATACTTGACTGCTGCATTATTAGAGTAGAATATTCATTAGCT GTGTATATCCATATTCCTGGTGCTAAGAAATTGATGATTGAAATGCCTCTGGTGATTGGCACTATTCCATGTATTGGATTTTCAAGCAGAAACTCCAGCATTACCAGCCAGTTTAGTATGGATATGAGTTGGCTGGCATTGACCATGCCTGAACACCCTGAAG CACCACCAAATTATGCTGATGTAGTGTCTGAGGAAGAGTTTTCCAGACATGTTCCTGCTTATCCACCACCCATTGACTGTGAGGAACAGTTGTGTTGTCCTGTCTTTGCTTACATACAAGAGTTCCGGTTTCAGCCTCCACCTCTTTATTCAGag ATTGATCCACATCCAACTGATGTAGAAGAAGTTCAGCCCGTTTCATTCATGCTCTGA